The following are from one region of the Arcobacter defluvii genome:
- a CDS encoding TetR/AcrR family transcriptional regulator produces the protein MTKKHILDVATEEFAIFGYSVLSMNKLADKLKINKATIYYHFKDKRNLYDEVISSIIELNEEEKKEILNSSLEAKEKFKRYIKLYTKTISNNPSIIPLTLREMANFDLGIENNIPNSIEKELVLMKQIISQLNLKEKYKDMDFYELKAMIIGTISSYYSMQKTPLKLNNIKDFDKNDTKILNYVEEFITNILLDALCEN, from the coding sequence ATGACAAAAAAACACATCTTAGATGTAGCAACGGAGGAATTTGCAATCTTTGGCTATTCAGTCTTGAGTATGAACAAGCTCGCAGATAAATTAAAAATAAATAAAGCTACAATTTATTATCACTTTAAAGATAAACGAAATTTATATGATGAAGTTATTTCTTCAATAATTGAATTAAATGAAGAAGAAAAAAAAGAGATTTTAAATAGTTCTTTGGAAGCCAAAGAAAAATTTAAAAGATACATAAAACTATATACAAAAACTATCAGTAATAATCCAAGTATTATACCCCTGACATTAAGAGAAATGGCAAATTTTGATTTAGGAATAGAAAACAATATCCCAAATTCTATTGAAAAAGAACTTGTTTTAATGAAACAAATCATTTCACAATTAAACTTAAAAGAAAAATATAAAGATATGGATTTTTATGAATTAAAAGCTATGATAATAGGTACAATTTCTTCATATTATTCAATGCAAAAGACACCTTTAAAGTTGAATAATATTAAGGATTTTGATAAAAATGATACTAAAATATTAAATTATGTAGAAGAGTTTATAACTAATATTTTATTAGATGCTTTATGTGAAAATTAG
- a CDS encoding inorganic phosphate transporter, with amino-acid sequence METKILNSIEKIEKKTLPDFAKLSLALLFIVVVFLWSYASHGNLPNNTFLIIGAVFGAYMAMNIGANDVANNVGPAVGSKALTLTGAIFIAAIFESLGAFIAGGDVVKTIKDGIINPDLIKNPEIFIWAMTAALLSAALWLNFATSIGAPVSTTHSIVGGVMGAGIAAAGFAIVSWDTVGKIVASWIVSPLLGGIIAAGFLYFIKKQIIYKENMIEASKKFVPILISVMTWTFSTYIILKGLKHLVDLNFFVASVIAFFITVGVYLLVKPLIAKSSNKLANTRASVNSLFNIPLVFAAALLSFAHGANDVANAIGPLAAINDAIVNVEIASKVSIPFWVMAVGAFGIVIGLTLYGPKLIKTVGSEITELDQMRAYSIAMAAAFTVIVASQLGLPVSSTHIAVGGVFGVGFLREFLDNNEKRFLQETRKRFKRHKRELDLMQEELNRLEIIKDKSKTHYVKIVELYKKIDDKENLVKQERKDVKDAKSTKYVKRDAIKKIIAAWIITVPAAAILSAAIFFMIKGFMASI; translated from the coding sequence GTGGAAACTAAAATATTAAACTCTATTGAAAAAATTGAGAAAAAGACCCTGCCAGATTTTGCGAAGTTGTCGCTAGCATTGCTATTTATAGTAGTAGTATTTTTGTGGTCGTATGCCTCACATGGGAACTTGCCAAATAATACGTTTCTAATAATAGGAGCAGTGTTCGGAGCTTATATGGCTATGAATATTGGAGCGAATGATGTAGCAAATAATGTTGGACCAGCTGTTGGTTCTAAAGCCTTGACTCTTACAGGTGCTATTTTTATTGCTGCTATCTTTGAATCACTTGGTGCTTTTATAGCTGGTGGTGATGTTGTTAAAACAATTAAAGATGGTATTATCAATCCTGATTTGATAAAAAATCCTGAAATATTTATTTGGGCTATGACAGCAGCTTTGCTTTCTGCTGCACTTTGGTTGAATTTTGCAACTTCTATTGGAGCACCTGTTTCTACAACACATTCTATTGTTGGTGGTGTAATGGGAGCAGGTATTGCAGCAGCAGGTTTTGCAATAGTTTCTTGGGATACTGTTGGTAAAATTGTTGCCTCTTGGATTGTTTCCCCTTTGCTTGGTGGAATAATAGCAGCAGGTTTTCTTTATTTTATAAAAAAACAAATAATCTATAAAGAAAATATGATAGAAGCCTCAAAAAAATTTGTTCCAATTTTGATTTCAGTAATGACTTGGACTTTTAGTACTTATATCATCTTGAAAGGCTTGAAACACCTTGTTGATTTGAATTTCTTTGTAGCTTCTGTAATTGCATTTTTTATAACTGTTGGTGTTTATCTTCTTGTTAAACCATTAATAGCTAAATCTTCAAATAAATTGGCAAATACAAGAGCTTCTGTAAATAGCTTGTTTAATATTCCTTTGGTGTTTGCGGCAGCCTTGCTTTCTTTTGCACATGGAGCAAATGATGTGGCAAATGCAATTGGACCACTTGCAGCAATAAATGATGCAATAGTAAATGTAGAAATAGCATCAAAAGTAAGTATTCCTTTTTGGGTAATGGCAGTAGGAGCATTTGGTATAGTAATAGGATTGACTCTATATGGACCAAAACTGATAAAAACAGTAGGCTCAGAGATAACAGAACTTGATCAAATGAGAGCATACTCAATAGCAATGGCAGCAGCATTCACAGTAATAGTAGCAAGCCAATTGGGACTTCCAGTGTCTTCAACACATATAGCAGTAGGTGGAGTGTTTGGAGTAGGATTTTTAAGAGAGTTTTTGGATAATAATGAGAAAAGATTTTTGCAAGAGACAAGAAAAAGGTTTAAAAGACATAAACGAGAATTAGACTTGATGCAAGAAGAGTTGAATAGATTAGAGATAATAAAAGATAAATCAAAAACACATTATGTAAAAATAGTAGAGTTGTATAAAAAGATAGATGATAAAGAGAACTTGGTAAAACAAGAGAGAAAAGATGTAAAAGATGCAAAAAGTACAAAATATGTAAAAAGGGATGCTATTAAGAAGATAATAGCAGCTTGGATTATAACTGTACCTGCTGCGGCTATTCTTTCTGCGGCTATCTTTTTTATGATTAAAGGATTTATGGCTTCAATTTAA
- the htpG gene encoding molecular chaperone HtpG → MAKHQFQTEVGQLLHLMTHSLYSNKEIFIRELVSNASDAIDKLNYLRLTDENLKDKYAQWKGEINISFDEKDKSLTISDNGVGMNDEDLIASIGTIAKSGTKSFIDNLTGDAKKDSNLIGQFGVGFYSVFMVASNVDVITKKAGEDKAYKWSSNGSGEFDLGECVKGDSGTVIYIKLKDEEADEFASKYRIKNIVEKYSNHIAYPIFLNYNEEVTVEQSEEDKKAGKEAEKKTERKHEQINAATALWMQPKAKLTEQDYNDFYKSISHDSSDPMLTIHTKTEGVNEYTTLFYIPKTAPMDMYRADFQSGVKLYVKRVFITDDEKELLPTYLRFVRGIIDSEDLPLNVSREILQENRILANIKQGSVKKILGEIKKLSKDEEKYAEFVAQYIRPLKEGVYQDYTNKEAILELLRYKSTKTETGKMTSLEDYKQRANTEQKAIYYIIGENEKVLKNSPLLESYKKNDIEVLILDDKEIDEIITPAIGAYKEWEFKDITACEPPKIEQSEEEKKEVEEKFQDILAKIKDKLGSAVKDVKVTSRLSESPSCVTKDAADAQMAAMAHMFRQMGQAMPESAPILEINPDHEIVKKLNGCTDESTIEDVSWILLDQAKLSEGMEITDTVAFAQRLSRITAKAL, encoded by the coding sequence ATGGCAAAACATCAATTTCAAACAGAAGTAGGACAATTATTACATTTAATGACACACTCTTTATACTCAAATAAAGAGATTTTTATAAGAGAACTTGTATCAAATGCAAGTGATGCTATTGATAAATTAAACTATTTAAGATTAACAGATGAAAATTTAAAAGACAAATATGCGCAGTGGAAAGGTGAGATTAATATCTCTTTTGATGAAAAAGATAAATCTTTAACTATTTCAGACAATGGTGTTGGTATGAACGATGAAGATTTAATCGCTTCAATTGGTACTATTGCTAAATCTGGAACAAAATCATTTATTGATAATTTAACAGGTGATGCTAAAAAAGATTCAAACTTAATTGGTCAATTTGGAGTTGGATTTTATTCAGTATTTATGGTTGCATCAAATGTTGATGTAATTACTAAAAAAGCTGGAGAAGATAAAGCTTATAAATGGTCATCAAACGGTAGTGGTGAATTTGATTTAGGTGAATGTGTAAAAGGTGATAGTGGAACAGTTATTTACATCAAATTAAAAGATGAAGAAGCAGACGAGTTTGCAAGTAAATATAGAATCAAAAATATTGTTGAAAAATACTCAAATCATATCGCTTATCCAATTTTCTTAAACTACAATGAAGAAGTAACTGTTGAGCAAAGTGAAGAAGATAAAAAAGCTGGAAAAGAAGCAGAGAAAAAAACTGAAAGAAAACATGAACAAATCAATGCAGCAACAGCTCTTTGGATGCAACCAAAAGCTAAATTAACTGAGCAAGATTATAATGATTTTTATAAATCAATTTCTCATGATAGTTCAGATCCAATGCTTACAATTCATACAAAAACTGAAGGTGTAAACGAATATACAACACTATTTTATATTCCAAAAACTGCACCAATGGATATGTATAGAGCAGATTTCCAAAGTGGAGTTAAACTATATGTTAAAAGAGTATTTATCACAGATGATGAAAAAGAACTTTTACCAACATATTTAAGATTTGTAAGAGGTATTATTGATAGTGAAGATTTACCACTAAACGTAAGTAGAGAGATTTTACAAGAAAATAGAATCTTAGCAAATATCAAACAAGGAAGTGTTAAAAAAATCCTTGGTGAAATCAAAAAATTATCTAAAGATGAAGAAAAATATGCAGAATTTGTAGCTCAATATATCAGACCTTTAAAAGAGGGTGTATATCAAGACTATACAAATAAAGAAGCGATTTTAGAACTATTAAGATACAAATCAACAAAAACAGAAACTGGAAAAATGACTTCATTAGAAGATTATAAGCAAAGAGCAAATACTGAGCAAAAAGCTATCTATTACATCATTGGAGAAAATGAAAAAGTATTAAAAAATTCTCCACTTTTAGAGTCATATAAGAAAAATGATATTGAAGTTTTAATTCTAGATGATAAAGAAATAGATGAGATTATAACTCCTGCAATTGGTGCATATAAAGAGTGGGAATTTAAAGATATTACAGCTTGCGAGCCTCCAAAAATAGAGCAATCTGAAGAAGAGAAAAAAGAAGTTGAAGAAAAATTTCAAGATATTCTTGCAAAAATCAAAGATAAATTAGGAAGTGCAGTAAAAGATGTAAAAGTTACTTCAAGACTTTCTGAGTCACCATCTTGTGTAACAAAAGATGCAGCAGATGCACAAATGGCAGCGATGGCTCATATGTTTAGACAAATGGGACAAGCTATGCCAGAATCAGCTCCAATCTTAGAAATCAATCCAGACCATGAAATCGTAAAAAAATTAAATGGTTGTACAGATGAATCAACAATTGAAGATGTTTCTTGGATTTTATTAGACCAAGCAAAACTAAGTGAAGGTATGGAAATCACAGATACTGTAGCTTTTGCTCAAAGATTATCAAGAATTACTGCAAAAGCTCTTTAA
- the aqpZ gene encoding aquaporin Z — MSLSKKLVAEFIGTFWLVLGGCGSAVLAAAFPELGIGFTGVALAFGLTVLTMAYAIGHISGCHLNPAVSFGLWTGGRFPTAELIPYIIAQVLGGIAGALILYLIASGKVGFDVTAGFASNGYEEHSPNGYSLTAALICEIVMTFMFLIIILGSTDKRAPAGFAPIAIGLGLTLIHLISIPVTNTSVNPARSTAVALFQGSWAIEQLWLFWVAPIIGAIIAGIIYKFFETKEN; from the coding sequence ATGAGTTTATCAAAGAAATTAGTTGCAGAATTTATAGGTACTTTTTGGTTAGTACTTGGTGGTTGCGGAAGTGCTGTTTTAGCAGCAGCTTTTCCAGAACTTGGTATTGGATTTACAGGGGTTGCATTAGCATTTGGACTTACAGTTTTAACTATGGCTTATGCAATAGGACATATTTCAGGTTGTCATTTAAATCCTGCTGTTTCATTTGGATTGTGGACAGGAGGAAGGTTTCCAACAGCTGAACTTATTCCTTATATTATTGCACAAGTTTTAGGAGGAATTGCTGGAGCATTGATTTTATATCTTATTGCTTCTGGAAAAGTTGGTTTTGATGTAACAGCTGGTTTTGCTTCAAATGGTTATGAAGAACATTCACCAAATGGATATAGTTTAACTGCTGCATTGATTTGTGAAATTGTGATGACATTTATGTTTTTAATAATAATTTTAGGTTCTACAGATAAAAGAGCTCCAGCTGGTTTTGCACCAATTGCTATTGGACTTGGACTTACTTTAATTCATCTTATTTCAATTCCAGTTACAAATACTTCTGTAAATCCTGCAAGAAGTACAGCTGTTGCACTATTTCAAGGAAGTTGGGCAATCGAGCAATTATGGTTATTTTGGGTAGCTCCTATTATTGGTGCTATTATTGCAGGTATTATATATAAATTCTTCGAAACAAAAGAAAACTAA
- the ciaB gene encoding invasion protein CiaB: MTKEQFLNDLQKIYDFLNDQKTKTNELIKFLENKEFDKLTLIDDFGKSLNLEMKDDLRFALVTRLVNLRDDSLVQVLKKLEKNEKEIISLQEKAYQFVKEYWHDIHTKFIDFIVENKLLTPFYREVFIGVYNVGLQMSAWQTSWTAHIINGINKELVAKFEGDEAKIMKYLEDEKLFDLGHGGITADRCYSALVKDGDKYKSQAYIKAFKKETTEVVDALEEFADKLIELEDEIYNQKWDYVLYIQALIKAFSEDRTNELVSKWADVDRAWMKIKTPIQIGHPLEYYEDHFRKAVALEWDIRLTNPKFAQNDHRVNKIKSAFSKIFNSFETNESYKKIYDFSFKSLDKVQLYVGRPALFFGAEFNGLFSAQVVPNDEVVSLEEGKKIFAFSDEILQTSRAKPFLKLSREIFGQELLTRDRMFLFNETTSWHQVYDISTVGHEYGHILWCDDETESVMNKTGNFKNIEEFKATTGGLISYLLDVDTDELHLKEQVLIDLVKRSVGLIGWMEVDEVQPYYCEGLIHLSGLFDSGVLSWDNENKKLNIDINDAKFETLKAWYIKNYTALAKHYLDKKDATQFLNNYATKKEKYFMPNDETINSFVKYYFKRYQEIGQELDTFDKKENYIK; this comes from the coding sequence ATGACAAAAGAACAATTTTTAAACGACTTACAAAAAATATATGATTTTTTAAATGACCAAAAAACAAAAACAAATGAACTAATAAAATTTTTAGAAAATAAAGAGTTTGATAAACTAACACTTATTGATGATTTTGGAAAATCTTTAAATCTTGAAATGAAAGATGATTTGAGATTTGCACTTGTTACAAGACTTGTAAATTTAAGGGATGATAGTTTAGTTCAAGTTCTAAAAAAACTTGAAAAAAATGAGAAAGAAATCATCTCTTTACAAGAGAAAGCTTATCAATTTGTAAAAGAGTATTGGCACGATATTCATACAAAATTTATTGATTTTATAGTTGAAAACAAACTTTTAACTCCCTTTTATAGGGAAGTATTTATTGGAGTTTATAACGTAGGACTTCAAATGAGCGCATGGCAAACTTCTTGGACAGCTCATATTATAAATGGAATAAATAAAGAGTTAGTTGCCAAATTTGAAGGTGATGAAGCAAAGATTATGAAATATCTTGAAGATGAAAAACTTTTTGATTTAGGACATGGAGGAATTACTGCTGATAGATGTTATTCAGCTTTAGTAAAAGATGGTGACAAATACAAATCTCAAGCATATATAAAAGCTTTCAAAAAAGAGACAACTGAAGTTGTAGATGCACTTGAAGAGTTTGCTGATAAACTAATCGAACTTGAAGATGAAATCTATAACCAAAAATGGGATTATGTTTTATATATTCAAGCTCTTATCAAAGCATTTAGTGAAGATAGAACAAATGAATTAGTTTCAAAATGGGCAGATGTTGATAGAGCTTGGATGAAAATAAAAACTCCAATTCAAATTGGACATCCACTTGAATATTATGAAGACCACTTTAGAAAAGCCGTTGCACTTGAATGGGATATTAGACTTACAAATCCAAAATTTGCGCAAAATGACCATAGAGTAAATAAAATAAAATCAGCGTTTTCAAAAATCTTTAATAGTTTTGAAACAAATGAAAGTTACAAAAAAATCTATGATTTTTCTTTCAAATCATTGGATAAAGTTCAACTTTATGTGGGACGACCAGCACTGTTTTTTGGTGCAGAGTTCAATGGACTGTTTTCAGCACAAGTTGTACCAAATGATGAAGTTGTATCTTTAGAAGAAGGTAAAAAAATCTTTGCATTTAGTGATGAGATTTTACAAACAAGCAGGGCTAAACCATTTTTAAAACTAAGTCGAGAAATATTTGGGCAAGAATTACTAACAAGAGATAGAATGTTCTTATTTAATGAAACAACATCTTGGCATCAAGTTTATGATATAAGTACAGTTGGACATGAATATGGACATATTTTATGGTGTGATGATGAAACTGAATCAGTTATGAATAAAACTGGAAACTTTAAAAACATTGAAGAGTTTAAAGCAACAACAGGTGGATTAATCTCTTATTTACTTGATGTTGATACTGACGAGTTACACTTAAAAGAGCAAGTTTTAATAGACCTTGTAAAAAGAAGTGTTGGGCTTATTGGTTGGATGGAAGTTGATGAAGTTCAACCATATTATTGTGAAGGATTAATTCACTTAAGTGGACTTTTTGATAGTGGTGTTTTATCTTGGGATAATGAAAATAAAAAGTTAAATATAGATATAAATGATGCAAAATTTGAAACTTTAAAAGCTTGGTATATAAAAAACTATACAGCTTTAGCAAAACACTATTTAGACAAAAAAGATGCTACACAATTTTTAAATAACTATGCAACAAAAAAAGAGAAATATTTTATGCCAAATGATGAAACTATAAATTCATTTGTAAAATATTATTTCAAAAGATACCAAGAAATTGGTCAAGAATTAGATACTTTCGATAAAAAAGAGAACTATATAAAATGA
- a CDS encoding cysteine-rich CWC family protein, with translation MKVNPKICPFCKKENLCEAHIVNNNCWCNTIEIPKELRTLIPKELQMKACICKNCILAFKENKDKFIKELATI, from the coding sequence ATGAAGGTAAATCCAAAGATTTGCCCATTTTGTAAAAAAGAGAACCTTTGTGAAGCACATATAGTAAACAATAACTGCTGGTGCAACACAATAGAAATTCCAAAAGAGTTAAGAACTTTAATCCCAAAAGAGTTACAAATGAAAGCTTGTATTTGTAAAAATTGTATTTTAGCTTTTAAAGAGAACAAAGATAAATTTATCAAAGAATTAGCTACTATTTAG
- a CDS encoding MlaD family protein, translated as MSNDLIKEEQKEPVVYKAKIEEKKSISFVWILPLIVLGILGWIAYESYMKKGTNITVVFKSAEGLKENVTPLEYKGLQLGKVTKISMHEDLKSVKVNILVNNDVARYVASEGSDFWIKKPTVSLTKVSGLNTLISGYKIELSPKFKTQEEYAKGAYKSYFEGLDSQPNDEFDDNGYYISLIANDKSNIEVGTPIFYNKFQIGEITAKEFVFEKVYFTAYIYDKFNYLVNKSSKFVINEALKVKYGASGLNIELGSLYSALVGGVTVVTPNKDAQKISKDEVCLLYGKEDDLKNKEYFNISFSDVNGIEENTPIIFKGIEIGKILEVNLNKNILNTKAFVYEEYKYLLTNKTKFFVEEPTISFDGVKNLGNIVKGNFISLEYKKGDFSNNFIAINKKDLNKISSSVKVELLSESLNSISEKSKVYYKNIEIGRVDSYVLTPDLKNVKITIFIDDKYKDLINDHNLFYDMSSKLVEMKSLNLNVNYSGIEPLLNGAIGLIAEKRSDEKLTKKEFKLYSSFKDVERLKRFYNSGFTIEADFDNSFEIKQDMAIVYKNQEIGFVKDIKFDDKKSKVNLFIYSPYKKYITDKSRFFKQGIVNFKASLSGVIFEVDNFSSLIDGSIHLDNSSTTTLSKYQIFASEDEMNKAINSVTIVFDDVEGLQENFSQLTYKGVNVGKVKKISLNEKQKVEVQALIYDDYSSFTKEGTVYYLKKPRISLQEIANAGSTVMAVNIGVIKSESLNRQTKFVGLETQPSVEKSQFGTVFKVEDLTASSVNVDAPVYYKNVQIGKVSKIDLSEDGSKVVVDCLIYDKYTKLIRKNSEFYDISGFEMKFSIFSGSKIESNTFTSLLKGGLVVVTPYEYGEIANPKDKFTLVKTLREDWKSISPSIK; from the coding sequence ATGAGTAATGATTTGATAAAAGAAGAACAAAAAGAACCAGTTGTTTATAAAGCTAAAATTGAAGAGAAAAAATCTATCTCTTTTGTTTGGATTTTACCTTTAATAGTTCTTGGAATTTTAGGTTGGATTGCTTATGAATCTTATATGAAAAAAGGTACAAATATAACTGTTGTTTTTAAAAGTGCAGAAGGTTTAAAAGAAAATGTTACACCTTTGGAATACAAAGGTTTGCAACTTGGAAAAGTTACAAAAATTTCTATGCATGAAGATTTAAAAAGCGTAAAAGTTAATATTTTAGTAAATAATGATGTTGCAAGATATGTAGCAAGTGAAGGTTCAGACTTTTGGATAAAAAAACCTACAGTTTCTTTAACAAAAGTATCAGGATTAAATACACTTATTAGTGGATATAAAATCGAACTTTCTCCCAAATTTAAAACTCAAGAAGAGTATGCAAAAGGTGCATATAAAAGCTATTTTGAGGGATTGGATTCTCAACCAAATGATGAATTTGATGATAATGGATATTATATTTCTTTAATTGCAAATGATAAAAGTAACATAGAAGTTGGAACTCCAATATTTTATAATAAATTCCAAATTGGTGAAATAACGGCAAAAGAGTTTGTTTTTGAAAAAGTATATTTCACAGCTTATATCTATGATAAATTTAATTATTTAGTAAATAAAAGTTCAAAATTTGTAATAAATGAAGCTTTAAAAGTAAAATATGGAGCAAGTGGATTAAATATCGAATTAGGTTCATTATATTCTGCTCTTGTAGGTGGTGTTACTGTAGTTACTCCAAATAAAGATGCACAAAAAATCTCAAAAGATGAGGTTTGTCTTTTATATGGAAAAGAAGATGATTTGAAAAATAAAGAGTATTTTAATATAAGCTTTTCTGATGTAAATGGAATTGAAGAGAATACGCCAATTATTTTTAAAGGTATTGAAATAGGAAAAATTTTAGAAGTTAATCTTAATAAAAATATTTTAAATACAAAAGCTTTTGTATATGAAGAGTATAAATATTTATTAACAAATAAAACTAAATTTTTTGTAGAAGAACCAACTATTTCTTTTGATGGAGTGAAAAATTTAGGAAATATTGTAAAAGGAAATTTTATCTCTTTAGAGTATAAAAAAGGAGATTTCTCAAATAATTTTATTGCAATAAATAAAAAAGATTTAAACAAGATTAGTAGTAGTGTAAAAGTAGAACTTTTAAGTGAAAGTTTGAATTCTATATCGGAAAAATCAAAGGTTTATTATAAAAATATAGAAATAGGAAGAGTTGATAGTTATGTTTTAACACCTGATTTGAAAAATGTAAAAATTACTATTTTTATTGATGATAAGTACAAAGATTTGATAAATGATCATAATCTTTTTTATGATATGAGTTCAAAACTTGTAGAGATGAAAAGCTTAAATTTAAATGTAAATTATAGTGGAATAGAGCCGTTGTTAAATGGAGCTATTGGGTTAATTGCTGAAAAAAGAAGTGATGAAAAACTTACAAAAAAAGAGTTTAAACTTTATAGCTCTTTTAAAGATGTGGAAAGACTTAAAAGATTTTATAATAGTGGATTTACTATTGAAGCAGATTTTGATAATAGCTTTGAAATAAAACAAGATATGGCAATAGTTTATAAAAATCAAGAAATAGGTTTTGTTAAAGATATAAAATTTGATGATAAAAAATCAAAAGTTAATCTATTTATTTATTCACCTTATAAAAAATATATAACAGATAAAAGTAGGTTTTTCAAACAAGGAATTGTAAATTTTAAAGCTAGTTTATCAGGTGTGATATTTGAAGTTGATAATTTTTCATCTTTGATTGATGGTTCTATTCATTTAGATAACTCTTCAACTACAACTTTGAGTAAATATCAAATCTTTGCTTCTGAAGATGAAATGAATAAAGCTATAAATAGTGTAACTATAGTTTTTGATGATGTTGAAGGTCTTCAAGAAAACTTTTCACAACTAACTTATAAAGGTGTAAATGTAGGGAAAGTTAAAAAAATTTCACTAAATGAAAAACAAAAAGTTGAAGTTCAAGCTTTGATTTATGATGATTATTCATCTTTTACAAAAGAGGGAACAGTTTATTATTTAAAAAAACCTAGAATTTCTTTACAAGAGATTGCAAATGCAGGTTCAACAGTAATGGCTGTAAATATTGGAGTTATTAAAAGTGAAAGTTTAAATAGACAAACAAAATTTGTTGGACTAGAAACTCAACCTTCAGTTGAAAAATCACAATTTGGAACAGTATTTAAAGTGGAAGATTTAACAGCATCAAGCGTGAATGTTGATGCACCAGTTTATTATAAAAATGTACAAATAGGAAAAGTAAGTAAAATTGACTTAAGTGAAGATGGTTCTAAAGTTGTAGTTGATTGTTTGATTTATGATAAATATACAAAACTTATTAGAAAAAATTCAGAATTTTATGACATAAGTGGTTTTGAGATGAAATTCTCTATTTTTAGTGGTTCTAAAATTGAATCAAATACTTTTACAAGTCTATTAAAAGGTGGTTTAGTTGTAGTAACTCCTTATGAATATGGTGAAATAGCAAATCCAAAAGATAAGTTTACTTTAGTAAAAACATTAAGAGAAGATTGGAAAAGTATAAGTCCAAGTATTAAATAA
- a CDS encoding paraquat-inducible protein A: protein MVLISCKNCHKVYEKENYDEFVCTRCKHKVTRRIKNSLQVSLALIICAILLYIPAMLYPIMEVTKLGVNMESTILEGVISFLDMESYFIAIVIFTASVAIPMIKLIGLLFIFISLKINVKMENKTKNLIYKFIEAIGKWSMIDIYVVAILASIVQLDEIFNIKGGIAATSFALMVILTMIAANRFDTRIIWDE from the coding sequence ATGGTTTTAATCTCTTGTAAAAATTGTCATAAAGTCTATGAAAAAGAAAATTATGATGAATTTGTTTGTACTAGATGTAAACATAAAGTTACAAGAAGAATTAAAAACTCTTTACAAGTATCTTTAGCTTTAATTATATGCGCAATTTTATTATATATTCCAGCAATGCTTTATCCTATTATGGAAGTTACAAAGCTTGGTGTAAATATGGAAAGTACCATACTTGAAGGTGTTATTAGTTTTTTAGATATGGAGAGTTATTTTATCGCAATAGTTATATTTACAGCTAGTGTTGCTATTCCTATGATAAAACTTATAGGTTTGCTTTTTATATTTATATCTTTAAAAATAAATGTAAAAATGGAAAATAAAACAAAAAATTTAATATACAAATTTATAGAAGCAATTGGAAAATGGTCTATGATTGATATTTATGTTGTGGCAATTTTAGCTTCAATTGTACAACTTGATGAGATTTTTAATATAAAAGGTGGAATTGCTGCTACATCTTTTGCTTTAATGGTGATTTTAACAATGATTGCAGCAAATAGATTTGATACAAGGATTATTTGGGATGAGTAA
- a CDS encoding paraquat-inducible protein A has translation MRKDLNSIIECYSCGLFVKKEAKSDINQRCPRCNSKLEIHKKHSNDSLYYAISSLLLFGILNIYPIITLNINENELKATLIGTVSILLEQNFFFVALIVFFTIILAPILNSLIIIFAFIQAKTKIKLFTKTLLHDSFHFFKHWGFIEVFIVSIIVTYIKLIGMVSSTKFDIGFYVMLAYVFCFYMSNKKFEGKSVFGE, from the coding sequence ATGCGTAAAGATTTGAACTCTATAATAGAGTGTTATAGTTGTGGGCTATTTGTAAAAAAAGAAGCAAAATCAGATATAAATCAACGATGTCCAAGATGTAATAGTAAATTAGAAATCCATAAAAAACACTCAAATGATTCTTTGTATTATGCAATTTCATCTTTGTTATTATTTGGAATTTTAAATATCTATCCAATAATAACTTTGAATATTAATGAAAATGAATTAAAAGCAACTTTAATTGGAACAGTTTCTATTTTACTTGAACAAAACTTCTTTTTTGTGGCACTGATAGTTTTTTTTACTATTATTTTAGCACCAATCTTGAACTCATTAATAATAATATTTGCTTTTATTCAAGCTAAGACAAAAATAAAACTTTTTACTAAAACATTATTACATGATAGTTTTCATTTTTTTAAACATTGGGGTTTTATAGAGGTTTTTATAGTAAGCATTATAGTTACATATATAAAATTAATAGGAATGGTAAGTTCAACAAAATTTGACATAGGATTTTATGTAATGTTAGCTTATGTTTTTTGTTTTTATATGTCAAATAAAAAATTTGAAGGTAAAAGTGTATTTGGAGAATAG